One Euleptes europaea isolate rEulEur1 chromosome 16, rEulEur1.hap1, whole genome shotgun sequence genomic window, GTCAGCTAGATAGACAGGACACGGGAAGGTTATCTCTAGttgcacctcaccctcatttcctgtcccctttgatgtttagagatatattgtcagggaaacttcccctctctctctcttcccctttgcccttcatccaaggaagacctagagccgggcgctccgtgtgtccaggccttcccactccaagttggagtggaaggcagatacctttttatacctagagaattagcaaggtacattaggataggggacccttgtttgtccttttcatccaaagtgtatttctaaataaatgtactttagtttgattagagcaaacgactgatgctccttttattttcacacatgcaCGCATGGGTAACCTCCTGCTGTTAGCtaagcttaatgcactctgctaaatactggAAATATCACCACGATAGATATTACCAAcaccaaccaccaggtaccagctagagatctcctgctattacaactgatctccagccgatagagatcagttcacctggagacaatggccccttttgcaattggactctatggcactgaagcccctcccctgcccaaaccctgtcctcctcaggctccactccaaaaacctcccgctggaggcgaagagggacctggcaaccctactcgcgggttggataagagctctcaatgggtaagatccggcccacaagccttatgtttgacaccccttatTTACAACATTTTCCTAACCAGCCATGGAGAAAGGCGAAACATGGGGTGCCacgctaaggggggggggggcgtatgtGCTCTTTTTATCTATGTTTGTAGAAGTGTCTACACCTCAATCTAAACAGTGTGAATGCAGCATCTGTCTGAATTTTGACAGAATGTCTTTGATCAGAGCAAAGGAACAAATACTGGGACTATCATAGCATCTCTAATAATAAGGAGCCCAGGATTATGTTACAAACAGGCTATAATTACAGATAAAAAGCAAAGTCTCTGTTTCAAACACAGCTTTCTAAGATGCGCTAATGCCAACGGCCTCAGGACTAGACCTCCACCCGGCCCAGTTTTAATGACACAAGATATAACACGATACATAATGCTAGCATGAAAAACAGACAGCAAAACCCAAAATGAGGCCCTTGTTTTAGTTTCTGGCGGGTGGAGGAGTCTGTGTCTCAGACAGGTAAAAATAGCACGGCGACGCCTTCCCCTCACAAGAAGGAGTTGCAGAAACAAGCAGCCTGCTCAAAGCCGCCTGGTCCAAATTGCCCCTCAGGTTTTGCCCAGTTGGTTTGAAAGCGCCGTACGTCAACATGAGTTCAAATCTCAGCCCTGCCATCCACAGCTTTGGCCAAATTGCTACCAGAGAGTGAATCCAAagaattttaagaagaagaggaagggatggtttttatatgctgactttctctaccttttaaagagaatcaaaccggcttacaaccaccttcccttcccctccccacaacagacaccctgtgaggtaggtggggctgagagagctctaagagagctgtgactagcccaaggtcacccagctgggaaggagtgctcaccacctcccgaggaatcctgttccactgaggaaccgctctcgctgttagaaaattcttcctaatgtctagacggaaaccctttcgATTcagtttcaacctgttggttctggtccgaccttccggggcaacagaaagcaactcggcccCCTCCGCTATGtgccagcccttcaagtccttgaagatggttctcatatcccctctcagtctttttgGCATTGCCACACACAAGCATCAGAAATGCCCAAAGAGGAAAACGGTTTTGCCTCCAAAAGTTGCAAGCCAAGCAACATCCTGAATGGAGCACAGAAAcagcggggaagcatcagcggaGCAACATGTCTTTCACTACACGCACACACTGACCGCTGGCTCAGGAGCTGAAACCACCCAGGCCCGGGCTCTCTTTGAGCCCGCAGCCAGCAGCTTCCGACTGCCAGGCTGAAAGTGGGAAGCAGGTGGCTCGCTCCGACCCAGCTCGCTATGGGGCAGGCTCCCGTtgcagaagaaaatggccacagACATTCTTTTACTTGGTCAGGCAGAAGATAACTCGTCCCTCAACTTccctaagctctccttccctggaggtttctaagcagagcctagctggccatctgtcagcaatgctggttctgtgaccttaggcagatgatgagagggagggcatcttggccatcttctggtcactaggggtgtggaggggggaggtagttgtgaatttcctgcattgtgcagggggttggacttgatggccctggtggtcccttccaactctatgagtctatgattctaggggCCTCTGCAAAGGTGATCTGCCCACTTTAGCGTAAACCTACCTTTGTACCACAGGTTGCTCCACTCTGGCTtttaaggcagatgatgagagggagggcaccttggccatcttctggtcactaggggtttggggagggggaggcagttgtgcatttcctgcatcgtgcagggggctggactagatgaccttggtggtcccttccaactcgatgattccaTGAGCAGTGGCAATGGCCCCGTACCCGGGAGAGGAGCCTTTCCAAGTCTGCCCCCAGGGCCGGGGCATTTCCCGGGCAGCAGACCACCCCTGACCCTCCCGCCCCTTGCTACCCTGCTGCCCTGTCTCCACCAGCAGATGTTTagaagggggggggttaagaaAAGGGCCGCCCGGGGGGCGCGTCTCTCACTCTGGGCGCTGCTGGTCCGCTTGGTGCGCCGCAGGGGCTGCTCGGAGTGGCCCCGCTGCTGGCGGGCGGGGGGCGCCGCGAAGTCCTCCAGCGCCGCCTCGAACTCGCCCAGCGCCGCCTCCAGCTCCCCGCCGGCCCCTGGGGAAACGGGCGACACGGCCAGGGGTCAGCTCGGCCCACCAAGGGGCCTGGGCgccgacagacagacagacagacagacagacatcccCAAGAGGGGGGAGACATTCCGGAGCAAAACCCCCCTGCCAGGTAGGCTGGAGAACCCGCGGCGACAGGCAGGCACCTCCATCCAGAGGGACGGGCACGCGGCTCCTTTCTGGCCGGCTGCGCCCCCCCGCGACCGCAGGCCCCGCAGgctttgcaccccccccccaaaaaaagctttgCAGGAGCTGAGCTGGCCGGGGGCCGGAGGGGCCGGAGGGGCGCCCAAAAGGCCGAGCGGGAGCAGCGCCTGATGCGCACGGCGGGTCTGGCTGCGCCAGATGTGGCGGCATCCAAggcccccccaccacacacccccaaGCAGTGTGCCATGACCCCCCACGTGGGCAACGTACaatgacacccccccacacacatgcccTGGGCAATCTCACCCCCTGCAAACACAAGCCATGTGCCATGGCCCCCCACACGTGCGAGAACCCCCTGCATACACAAGCCATGTGCAAtgacagcctcccccccccacacgtgCAACGTACAatgagccccccacccacccacaccccccCGAGCCAAAACACCCACTCTTCTTCGGAGGAGTCCCGAATCCCCCgccccttccccccgccccttcgTCCTTTGGGGGGCCGAGGCcgctctccccccctcgccgccACGCAGGGCAAGGCACGGCTCCCGACGAGCCCGGGACGCGTGTCAGCCGGCGCCTCCCTCACCTGGGCGCTCAGCGGCGCCTCCTCCTGCCTTGGGGGGCTTCATGGCCCCGGCGCCGGAGAGCACAGAGCCGCGACCCCCGCCCGCCCAGGctggacgaggaggaggaggaggaggaggagggaagcccGCCAGCCCGCCCGGGACCCTCCTCCTGCTGGCCCCCCTCGGGAACGACGGGGCCGGCGAGGAGCTCCGACGGACCCCCCGGAGTGAGCCTTCCCCCGGAGACCCAGCCCAGCCTCCGCCGATGCCTTGGCAAGAGGGTCAGAGAACAGAAACATGGACTCCTCGAGTTGgcaggaagggaccaccaaggtcatctagtccaaccccctgcgcaaagCAGGACATTCACGACCAcctccccccccgcacacccccagcgacccctactccatgcccagaagatggccaaggtgccctccctctcatgatcggcccaaggtcataggaccagcattgctgacagatggccatctagcctctgcttcaaaacctccagggcaggaatgctcaccacctcccgaggaagcctgttccgctgggGCTGGAGGCCCCCGTTCACTTCACACGTCTCTTTCAGAAACGGAGGCAGGCATGGCACCACGAGTGTCGCTTATTGCAGCGAAGCAGGAATGCAAGGGGATAGCACCTTTATTTGGACACATCCTCCCTGTTTCTTGCTGTCCTTCTTGTTAATTTGAAGTTAACATGACAAGCGGGGACCCGCAAGGAACTTGCAAGGAGGGTGCATTCCTCCCACCCCCCTTGCTGACTTCCCTCTCCCGCCTACTGTCCCAATCTTCCTtctcacacctagggttgccaacctccaggtactagctggtgatctcccactattacaactgatctccagccgacagagatcagttcccctggagagaatggccgctttggccattggactctatagcattgaagtccctcccctccccaaactccacccccctcaggctccaccccaaaaatatccaggtattttccaacccggagctggcaaccctattcacacccTCCAGTTCACTGTCAATCTTCCGTCCTCCCAATTTATTGCCCTCCCCTTCTCTAACaagccccctttctccccctccccttatctGACAAAACCTTTTGCCCCCTACCTCTTCTCCCTCAACCGAACCCGTTCCCCCTCATCACATAACAATCCTCCCTCCCCTTATCTGAAAACCAACCCATGCTCTATTTtactccccaccccttctccgACGTGCCCCTCCTCCTGTAAACCTACCCCCTTTCTatttcccctttctccctttATCTGGCAAGCCCCTTTCTTTCCACCTCCCCTTCATTTGATAAACCTACCCCCACTTTATTTTGCCACCCACCCTATTTTGCCACCCTCCATCAATCTCCCCCTCTCCTTGTCAACATACCCCCTCTCTATTTCCACCTCTCCACTTATCTGACAGCTCCCCTTTCTTCCTGTGTGCTTATTTGATGAGCCTATATAAATGATTTACATTCCTGTAGTCAAGTTCTGATGTATTTCCTGACCTtataagcatttaaaaaaatagagaaaatagTCTCCCTAAGGAAGattaaggagccccatggagcagaggtaagctgcagtactgcagtcaacagctgtgctcacgacctgagttcgatcccgacaggagtcggtttcaggtagccggctcaaggttgactcagccttccagccttctgagATGAGTAAAaagagcacccagcttgctgggggtaaaagggaagactggggaaggcactggcaaaccaccccgtaaacatagtctgcctaagtaaatgttgggatgtgacgtcaccccatggatcaggattgacctggtgcttgcacaggggactacctttacctttaaggagaattaccctgacctggatggtccaggctagcctgatctggtcagatctcagaagctgagcaggggcaGCCCTGATCAATATTTggcagggagacctccaaggaataccagggtcatgacacagaggcaggcaatggcaaaccacctcccaagctCTCttgcctatggggtcgccataaggcagctgtgagcTGAAGGCACTTTTCCACCACTACCAAGGAAGAGTAGACTACTGCAGCACCATCTGGTGGCAAACTATGGAAAAcaaaggatttggggagggtgctCCAAACTCAAGTTATCGTCGGATGGCTTTATGAGCAAGGGACACTATAATGCCTTATGGACACAAATAGCTACAATTTGAACTGAGTTGATCTCAGCACTTTAAATCCGTAATTCCCagaaactttttaatttttcacaCATGCCTTCTCTAAGCTGGTGCGCACATCCAATCCAAACCCACCCACCGCCTTCCCAAAACCTACTTCCCACCAATCATCCACCTCCCCACAGTCTACATGCCCTTCCAGAACCATGCCCTTTCAGATGAAGTGCGCTCCGTCAGTCTGGTCACC contains:
- the RGCC gene encoding regulator of cell cycle RGCC, producing the protein MKPPKAGGGAAERPGAGGELEAALGEFEAALEDFAAPPARQQRGHSEQPLRRTKRTSSAQSADSLYRNSFSLSNEKLNSPTLPAPTTATSEIVTHKAKLGDTKELEELIADLDRTLASM